The Streptomyces laurentii region GCGCGCCGACGGCGACGCTGATCAGCGCCACGACGGTGCTCAACACGACGACTCCGGCGCCGAGTTCGCGTCCGGCCCGCATCGGCTCCCGGTCCTGGGCCCCGCTCACGACGCGCTCCCGTCGCCGGCCGCGACCGTCGCCGTACGGGCCGCCGGCCGGCCCGCTCGCCGTTTCCGGGCCTCGCGCCCGTACAGCACGCGCACGCTGACCAGGGTGTGGGCGGCGAAGGCGAGGAATCCGCAGGCGAGGCCCGCTCCCGCCGTCAGACCCGTCAACTCGTCCAGTCCCATGGCCCGTTGGCACACGACCGCCGTACCCGCCGAGAACGCGGGCGCCAGTGACATCACCACCAGGTGGGTGTGCCACTCCTCGCGGGCCCACACCGCGCCGCGTCGGGCCGCCCGCCGGGCGCGGACGTGCAGGACGGCGAGGAGCAGGACGTACGGGACGGCGTACGCGAGCAGCAGCCGGCGCCCCTCCGTACCGTGCCCCAGGAAGCCGTACCCGAGCCACACGAGGCCCGCCGCGGCCACCGCGTACGTGCCGACGAGCACCGGGGCGGGCCACCAACGGCCGGTCACGTACCGGTGGTTGTCGCGCCGGTCGAGCGCACGGGAGGCGAGCAGGGCACCGAGGACGACGAGCGTGCCGAGGTGCATGAGCGCGACGCGGTTGATGTCCTGGAGCGTGAGCCCCGGGTAGAACGCGGGCAGCACGCCCCACTCGATGCGCAGCAGGGGCGCGGTCATGAGGTAGGCATAGCAGAGCAGCATCCATCGCTGGTGCAGATCCGGCAGCCGGTTCACGGCGGTGAGCACGCCGAAGGTGACGCTGAGGACCGTGCCGGTCAGGAGCGTCGCGAGCACGATCCAGAACGCCGCCCCGCTGAACGCCTCCTCGGGCCGGGTGCGGGCCAGGTACAGCGCGGCGCCCGCCATCGACACGTACACGACGGCGGCGTAGAGGATGCCGAGGGCCCGGTGCAGCCGGATCCGCCGCCGGACCGCCGTGAGCAGCTGGGCCGGGCCGAGCAGCATGAGCAGCCCGCCCATCACCGAGTGGACGATCAGCGGGGCCAGGCTGCGGGCGTACGGGACCGCGCGGTCCCGGAACACGGCGGCGACGTACTCGGGCGAGACCGAGTGGCCGAGCAGCCACTCCCCGAGGGAGGGGGCGCCGGGGCGCGCGAACGGCCAGAGGCCGGTGATCGCGATCGGCGCGTAGGCGAGGCAGACCACGGTGACGGCGAGGGCGGCGATCCGTCCCCAGCGCACGCCCGGGCGGGCCCCGGCGGGGGTGATCGGATCGGTCTGATCGGTCTGATCGGCCGTGCCGTGCTCGGTGCGGG contains the following coding sequences:
- a CDS encoding hypothetical protein (identified by MetaGeneAnnotator; putative;~sequence version:1), with protein sequence MSRATHPRTEHGTADQTDQTDPITPAGARPGVRWGRIAALAVTVVCLAYAPIAITGLWPFARPGAPSLGEWLLGHSVSPEYVAAVFRDRAVPYARSLAPLIVHSVMGGLLMLLGPAQLLTAVRRRIRLHRALGILYAAVVYVSMAGAALYLARTRPEEAFSGAAFWIVLATLLTGTVLSVTFGVLTAVNRLPDLHQRWMLLCYAYLMTAPLLRIEWGVLPAFYPGLTLQDINRVALMHLGTLVVLGALLASRALDRRDNHRYVTGRWWPAPVLVGTYAVAAAGLVWLGYGFLGHGTEGRRLLLAYAVPYVLLLAVLHVRARRAARRGAVWAREEWHTHLVVMSLAPAFSAGTAVVCQRAMGLDELTGLTAGAGLACGFLAFAAHTLVSVRVLYGREARKRRAGRPAARTATVAAGDGSAS